A region of Maridesulfovibrio sp. DNA encodes the following proteins:
- a CDS encoding flagellar basal body P-ring protein FlgI has product MKIANRMNSISAGLAAALLVMFIVLMSAQSAEAVRLKDISSFSGVRDNDLVGYGLVVGLSGTGDGTNSAFTITSMINMLEKMGVQVDRSSIKPKNVAAVMVTAKMPVSAKPGAPLDVTVSSIGDSKSLFGGVLLMTPLKGIDGKVYALAQGSLTVGGFSAGGEAASASKNVVTVARIPSGATIERSVPFQFNRQQKITINLGLSDFGTTMQVVKRINNVVGGSFANAVDASTVDLAIPEQFRGNMVPLMAALENIEISPDTKAKVVVDEKTGTVVLGRNVRLTKVAIAHGNLQVVVAESADVSQPGPFAPEGAETVATPETDLQVQEDNNRLMLVEGATLQELVDGLNAIGATPRDLISILRTMKVAGALHAELEVI; this is encoded by the coding sequence ATGAAAATCGCTAACAGGATGAACAGCATATCAGCAGGGCTTGCGGCGGCTCTATTGGTCATGTTCATCGTTCTTATGTCCGCTCAATCCGCAGAGGCGGTCAGGCTGAAGGATATTTCTTCTTTCAGCGGCGTACGTGATAACGATCTGGTCGGATACGGGCTGGTAGTAGGTCTCTCGGGAACGGGTGACGGAACCAACTCGGCATTCACTATTACCTCCATGATCAATATGCTGGAAAAAATGGGTGTTCAGGTTGACCGTTCTTCCATTAAGCCCAAGAACGTTGCCGCTGTAATGGTCACTGCCAAGATGCCCGTGTCAGCCAAGCCCGGCGCTCCTCTTGATGTAACAGTCTCATCCATTGGTGACAGTAAGTCTCTATTCGGCGGCGTGTTGCTCATGACTCCCCTTAAAGGGATCGACGGAAAGGTCTACGCTCTTGCGCAGGGTTCGCTTACCGTGGGCGGTTTTTCCGCAGGCGGTGAGGCGGCTAGTGCATCCAAGAACGTGGTTACCGTAGCCCGAATTCCGTCCGGGGCAACTATTGAACGTTCGGTTCCTTTTCAATTCAACCGTCAGCAGAAGATCACCATCAACCTCGGTCTTTCCGATTTCGGGACCACCATGCAGGTTGTTAAGCGGATCAATAATGTTGTGGGCGGTTCATTTGCCAACGCGGTAGATGCTTCAACTGTTGATCTGGCTATTCCAGAGCAATTCCGGGGCAATATGGTTCCGCTCATGGCTGCCCTTGAAAATATTGAAATTTCACCTGACACCAAGGCTAAAGTCGTAGTTGATGAAAAGACCGGAACAGTGGTTCTGGGACGCAACGTGCGTCTTACCAAAGTCGCAATCGCCCACGGCAACCTGCAGGTGGTCGTAGCTGAAAGTGCGGACGTTAGCCAGCCTGGACCTTTTGCCCCCGAAGGAGCGGAAACCGTTGCAACTCCCGAAACCGACCTTCAGGTTCAAGAAGATAACAACAGGCTGATGCTGGTTGAAGGTGCTACTCTGCAGGAGCTTGTTGACGGGCTCAACGCAATCGGCGCAACCCCGCGTGATCTGATCTCCATTTTGCGGA
- a CDS encoding flagellar basal body L-ring protein FlgH has protein sequence MKKSILAILLFSAICAGCSPAKQAPTPMPVMTPPAQYEPEPMNNPGSLFAATDSEYLFDDNRARRIGDIVVVTVSETSKGKHTSDSTAEKENKTSLGVTAFSAGIATTVDPFNMKGGAGDTPMIGSSTSNKFSSTGETKNESTLTASVACRVVRILPGNVMQVEGARQVRINDETQVLVVRGLLRQRDIGPSNTVASNYLADAHIEVYGRGILADKQRPGWLSRILDNVWPF, from the coding sequence ATGAAAAAATCAATACTGGCAATTCTGCTTTTTTCAGCCATTTGTGCGGGGTGTTCACCTGCCAAGCAGGCTCCTACCCCCATGCCGGTTATGACTCCTCCTGCCCAGTATGAGCCGGAACCCATGAATAATCCCGGTTCCCTTTTTGCTGCTACGGATTCCGAATATTTGTTTGATGACAACAGAGCCCGGCGCATCGGTGACATCGTTGTGGTTACTGTTTCCGAAACGAGCAAGGGTAAGCATACTTCTGATTCCACCGCTGAGAAAGAAAATAAGACCAGTCTCGGGGTAACAGCTTTCAGCGCCGGTATTGCCACCACTGTTGATCCTTTCAATATGAAAGGCGGAGCCGGTGATACTCCGATGATCGGTTCATCGACTTCGAATAAGTTTTCAAGCACCGGTGAGACCAAGAACGAGTCGACCCTGACAGCTTCCGTGGCTTGCAGGGTAGTGCGTATCCTCCCCGGCAATGTTATGCAGGTGGAGGGCGCAAGACAGGTGCGTATTAATGATGAAACACAGGTTCTGGTAGTGCGCGGCCTGTTGCGGCAGCGTGATATAGGTCCCAGCAATACTGTGGCCTCAAATTATCTGGCTGACGCACATATTGAAGTCTACGGGCGCGGCATTCTTGCTGACAAGCAGAGACCCGGATGGCTTTCCAGAATTCTTGACAATGTATGGCCTTTTTAA
- the nusA gene encoding transcription termination factor NusA: protein MGSELKKAIDQISKDRGIDRDLLIDTLEEAVRSSVARKYGDAMDIEVNFNEDAGEIEVYQFKIVAEEVEDEISEITLEEAKEHDPNVQIDDEMGFKLKVEDLGRIAAQSAKQVIIQRMRDAEQEIIYDEFKNRMHEIVSGIIQRRDRTGWIINLGRTEAVLPKGEQIPRERYKRGDRVQSFIIDVQKESRGPQIVVSRSHPDYMTALFKREVPEVDDATVKIMGVARDPGLRAKVAVNSLDRDVDPVGACVGIRGSRIQNIVQELRGERIDIVVWSQDIAKYAQNALSPAVITRIAVDEEEKTLEVVVPDDQLTVAIGRKGQNVKLASRLLGWKIDVFTESRYGEMNAASKGLDQLASVAEIPVDNFISAGFETVSQVANASEEILMSISGMTVSKVSDMKSAIMLLGIGDAEENTVEEVETEIQVETEEQVEEIAVEEAEQAEEIEETETKVSEEE from the coding sequence ATGGGTTCTGAACTCAAAAAGGCGATTGACCAAATCAGCAAGGACCGTGGAATCGACAGAGACCTGCTCATCGATACCCTTGAAGAAGCGGTTCGTTCTTCGGTGGCCCGTAAATACGGCGATGCCATGGACATTGAGGTCAATTTCAATGAAGATGCCGGTGAAATCGAGGTTTACCAGTTCAAGATTGTTGCTGAAGAAGTCGAAGACGAAATCAGCGAAATAACTCTCGAGGAAGCAAAAGAACACGACCCCAACGTTCAGATCGACGATGAAATGGGCTTCAAACTCAAGGTCGAAGACCTTGGAAGAATCGCCGCCCAGTCCGCCAAACAGGTCATCATCCAGCGCATGCGCGACGCTGAACAGGAAATCATTTACGATGAATTCAAGAACCGCATGCACGAAATTGTAAGCGGTATCATCCAACGCCGCGACCGCACAGGCTGGATCATCAACCTTGGCCGAACCGAAGCGGTGCTGCCCAAGGGAGAACAGATTCCCCGTGAAAGATACAAGCGCGGTGACCGAGTTCAATCTTTCATCATTGACGTACAGAAAGAATCCCGCGGTCCCCAGATCGTGGTATCCCGTTCGCATCCCGATTACATGACCGCGCTTTTCAAAAGGGAAGTTCCCGAAGTGGACGACGCTACCGTTAAAATCATGGGTGTTGCCCGTGATCCGGGGCTGCGCGCCAAAGTAGCCGTAAACTCCCTTGACCGCGACGTTGATCCGGTGGGTGCCTGTGTAGGTATCCGCGGTTCCCGCATTCAGAACATCGTTCAGGAACTGCGCGGGGAACGCATTGATATCGTTGTCTGGAGTCAGGATATTGCTAAATACGCACAGAACGCACTCTCCCCTGCGGTCATTACCAGAATCGCAGTTGATGAAGAGGAAAAGACCCTCGAGGTTGTAGTTCCTGACGATCAGCTTACTGTAGCTATCGGCCGCAAGGGTCAGAACGTAAAACTGGCTTCAAGGTTGCTGGGCTGGAAGATCGACGTGTTCACTGAAAGCCGCTACGGCGAAATGAATGCCGCAAGCAAAGGCCTGGATCAGTTGGCAAGCGTTGCTGAGATTCCGGTGGACAACTTTATTTCTGCAGGCTTCGAAACTGTAAGTCAGGTTGCTAACGCTTCCGAGGAAATCCTCATGTCAATCTCCGGAATGACAGTTTCCAAAGTTTCCGACATGAAGTCCGCAATCATGCTTCTGGGAATCGGCGATGCCGAAGAAAACACTGTGGAAGAAGTTGAGACCGAGATTCAGGTAGAAACTGAAGAACAGGTCGAAGAAATCGCAGTTGAAGAAGCAGAGCAGGCGGAAGAAATAGAAGAAACCGAAACCAAGGTTTCTGAAGAAGAATAA
- the flgG gene encoding flagellar basal-body rod protein FlgG, with translation MMRSLWTAATGMVAQQTHIDVLSNNLANVNTQGFKKSRVEFEDLMYQTMRIAGSETEGGNRLPTGMQVGMGVKEVSIHKFFSQGSFESTGNSLDIAIEGNGFFLVDRNGEDAYTRSGAFKLDSDGRLVTSNGYPLQPEFTVPTEAVNVVVSEDGHIAALDKNGTELSSADITIYDFINEAGLNAVGKNLYLATEASGAAIQGTPGEDNFGTLAQGYLEGSNVELVDEMVGLIVGQRAYETNSKAITTSDSMLQTAINVKR, from the coding sequence ATGATGCGTTCACTCTGGACCGCGGCCACAGGGATGGTTGCCCAGCAGACTCACATCGATGTTCTTTCCAACAACCTTGCCAACGTGAACACTCAAGGGTTCAAAAAAAGCAGGGTCGAATTCGAAGACCTCATGTATCAGACTATGAGAATAGCCGGTTCTGAAACCGAAGGCGGTAACAGGCTGCCCACAGGTATGCAGGTCGGTATGGGCGTCAAAGAGGTCAGTATTCATAAATTCTTCAGTCAGGGCTCTTTTGAAAGTACCGGCAACTCGCTTGATATTGCCATTGAGGGCAATGGTTTCTTTCTTGTGGACCGTAACGGCGAAGATGCATACACCCGCTCCGGTGCTTTTAAGCTCGATAGTGATGGGCGCCTGGTAACCTCAAACGGTTATCCTCTGCAGCCGGAATTCACCGTGCCCACCGAAGCTGTGAACGTAGTTGTTTCCGAAGACGGGCATATTGCCGCTCTTGACAAGAACGGAACTGAGCTTTCCAGTGCGGATATCACAATTTACGATTTTATTAACGAGGCCGGACTGAATGCTGTCGGTAAGAACCTTTACCTGGCAACCGAGGCCTCCGGTGCCGCTATTCAGGGTACTCCGGGAGAAGATAATTTCGGTACCCTTGCTCAGGGTTACCTTGAAGGTTCCAACGTTGAGCTGGTTGATGAAATGGTCGGACTTATTGTCGGGCAAAGGGCTTACGAGACCAACTCCAAAGCCATTACTACTTCCGACTCCATGCTTCAGACTGCAATTAACGTTAAAAGGTAA
- the flgA gene encoding flagellar basal body P-ring formation chaperone FlgA, translating into MTKADFVSIFRRVVFMLLVVAGGAVYAASPAAASKQNTDWRIRIKSAAVVNGPRVTLGDIAEFYGDLPQQTKADLAGVELWNAPSRNRKPVRVNRNKLRVILQHYLGDLVRNCIIPSTLTMQSGGKVMSQEQLQRAVVKVLTPQAEAIDGDHKFRNFNLPPHLFFKDSMDSLRVHIPRALRPGANSFKMEVVSVDGRVLRQLAGSVFMDLWKPVPCPVRPINRKELVTPDLITWKSKNMAQLGNQVWDGKGGPWRVKIPVGTGQPIMRSSIEPAPVIARGDKVTLVFRSKHLKLTVPVESLEDGGVGQDVTVRNLQSKRKVVATVVNAQTVQVK; encoded by the coding sequence ATGACTAAGGCAGATTTTGTTTCAATATTTCGCAGGGTTGTTTTTATGCTTCTGGTTGTTGCCGGGGGTGCTGTTTACGCAGCTTCTCCTGCTGCGGCTTCCAAGCAGAATACCGACTGGCGGATCAGGATCAAATCTGCCGCTGTGGTTAACGGACCAAGGGTTACCCTTGGTGATATTGCCGAGTTTTACGGCGATCTTCCTCAGCAGACCAAAGCCGACCTTGCAGGTGTTGAACTTTGGAACGCTCCCTCCCGCAACCGCAAGCCCGTGCGGGTAAACCGTAATAAGTTGCGCGTTATCTTGCAGCACTATCTCGGTGATCTTGTCCGTAATTGTATTATTCCGTCAACATTGACCATGCAATCCGGTGGCAAAGTGATGTCACAGGAACAGCTTCAAAGGGCTGTGGTCAAAGTATTGACTCCGCAGGCCGAAGCTATTGACGGAGATCACAAGTTCCGTAATTTCAACCTTCCCCCGCATCTGTTTTTCAAGGACTCGATGGATAGTTTGAGGGTCCATATCCCCCGGGCCCTTAGACCGGGTGCCAATAGTTTCAAAATGGAAGTGGTCAGTGTTGATGGGCGGGTATTGCGGCAGTTGGCCGGGTCTGTGTTCATGGATCTCTGGAAGCCTGTGCCGTGTCCGGTGCGGCCTATTAACCGCAAGGAACTGGTGACTCCTGATTTAATTACCTGGAAAAGCAAGAATATGGCTCAGTTGGGCAATCAGGTCTGGGATGGCAAGGGTGGCCCGTGGCGGGTTAAGATTCCGGTCGGAACCGGGCAACCCATCATGCGTTCTTCCATAGAGCCGGCTCCGGTTATTGCCCGTGGAGATAAGGTCACACTCGTATTTAGAAGCAAACACCTGAAGCTTACTGTCCCGGTAGAGTCTCTTGAAGACGGCGGGGTTGGTCAGGATGTCACGGTACGTAATTTGCAAAGTAAGCGTAAAGTGGTTGCGACGGTTGTCAATGCCCAGACAGTTCAGGTCAAGTAA
- the flgF gene encoding flagellar basal-body rod protein FlgF codes for MRSSIFSALFGAMSNEHRIDISANNLANVNTTGFKRDNCAFQDTFVRFAHDYVADAKPYLRDKDLLPEPKIMARPRLSEEVIDMAQGSFQKTGNQLDLAIRGDGFFKVQKDDGTYLTRNGVFTLSSEGVLVTEQGYPVMANGGEVTLPPRSRVSVDGEGVIFADGQEVGRLDFVQPSDVRDLKKNGENLFVNEGTEVPAEGEVVQGYIEKSNVEVVNEMVAMIECQRSFEMYQKMISSTDQLDQKVIQQVGRVSG; via the coding sequence ATGCGATCCAGTATATTCAGTGCCCTTTTCGGGGCCATGTCCAACGAACACCGGATTGATATCAGTGCCAATAATTTGGCGAACGTCAATACTACCGGCTTTAAACGTGACAATTGTGCCTTTCAAGATACGTTTGTCCGCTTCGCCCATGATTATGTGGCCGACGCAAAACCATATCTCAGGGATAAGGATCTGCTTCCGGAACCAAAGATTATGGCTCGCCCCAGACTCTCTGAAGAGGTTATCGATATGGCGCAGGGGTCCTTTCAGAAGACCGGAAACCAGCTTGATCTCGCTATTCGCGGGGACGGTTTTTTTAAAGTCCAGAAAGATGACGGTACTTATCTCACCAGAAACGGTGTCTTTACCCTTTCCTCAGAGGGTGTCCTTGTTACCGAGCAGGGGTATCCGGTTATGGCCAACGGCGGTGAAGTTACTCTTCCTCCTCGCTCAAGGGTTTCTGTTGACGGTGAAGGCGTGATCTTTGCTGACGGTCAGGAAGTCGGCAGGTTGGATTTTGTACAGCCGTCGGATGTCCGCGATTTGAAAAAAAACGGAGAAAACCTTTTCGTAAACGAAGGGACTGAGGTTCCCGCAGAGGGCGAGGTCGTACAGGGCTACATTGAAAAATCCAATGTTGAAGTAGTTAACGAAATGGTTGCGATGATCGAATGTCAGCGCAGCTTTGAAATGTATCAGAAAATGATTAGCAGCACTGATCAGCTTGACCAGAAGGTTATCCAGCAGGTTGGTCGTGTATCGGGATAA
- a CDS encoding DUF448 domain-containing protein, with translation MYLTGMDSTEKHEPTRSCVICRQRFAKEELFRFVVGKGASDSELIPDEKKVKQGRGYYVCGNEKCLERFKFFRPRKKNFRG, from the coding sequence TTGTATTTGACCGGAATGGACAGCACAGAAAAACATGAACCGACAAGGTCATGTGTCATTTGCAGGCAGCGTTTTGCCAAGGAAGAACTGTTCAGGTTCGTTGTGGGCAAGGGGGCTTCCGACAGCGAACTTATTCCGGATGAGAAAAAGGTAAAACAGGGCCGCGGATACTATGTCTGCGGCAATGAAAAATGCCTTGAAAGATTTAAATTTTTTCGGCCACGGAAGAAGAACTTCAGGGGGTAG
- the rimP gene encoding ribosome maturation factor RimP, which yields MEQGSLAKKISQFVEPAIESMGLTLWGVEVTSANRPAVIIYIDSDKGVSIDQCAEVSRDVGLMLEVEEIIDSAYVLEVSSPGLERKFFKPEQMSAYIGRKLDIALVFSIEGRKKFKGLLQATDEEGLTLKLDDQEEPIIIEWDRIKKAKLIHEFK from the coding sequence GTGGAACAAGGCTCATTAGCCAAAAAAATCAGCCAGTTCGTAGAACCTGCTATCGAATCAATGGGGCTGACTCTATGGGGTGTGGAAGTTACTTCCGCCAACCGTCCTGCTGTCATCATTTATATTGACAGCGACAAAGGCGTAAGTATCGACCAGTGTGCGGAAGTAAGCAGGGACGTAGGTCTTATGCTTGAAGTCGAAGAAATCATCGACAGCGCATACGTGCTTGAAGTTTCATCCCCCGGACTTGAACGCAAATTTTTCAAACCTGAGCAGATGTCCGCCTACATTGGCAGAAAATTAGACATCGCCCTGGTGTTTTCCATTGAGGGACGCAAAAAATTTAAAGGACTTCTTCAGGCAACAGATGAAGAAGGGCTGACCCTCAAACTTGATGATCAGGAAGAACCCATCATAATTGAATGGGACAGAATAAAAAAAGCAAAACTCATCCACGAGTTTAAATAA